One Fusarium poae strain DAOMC 252244 chromosome 4, whole genome shotgun sequence DNA window includes the following coding sequences:
- a CDS encoding hypothetical protein (BUSCO:46890at5125), producing MVKPLTFKGDKKVKKRKRTDAEKSSRDAVDDETGQVQKTTTTEEAENDDSWVSAEATTDVSGPIMIVLPTDTPSALACDATGKVFTVPIENIVDGNPATAEPHDVRQVWIVNRVAGTESFRFKGHHGRFLSCDKIGLLSASAEAVSPLESFNIIPTGDTPGTFQIQTLRDTFLSIKGPSKASSKICDVRGDADTISFDTTFRIRMQARFKPKLRASKEEKALAKISRRELEEAAGRRLDEDEVRKLKRARREGDYHEALLEIKVKTAYKLGKGLPTKDVRQTLLLDKLSVGNQDQTEMPNTSMIRLPSV from the exons ATGGTCAAGCCATTGACCTTTAAAGGCGACAAAAAAGTCAAGAAGCGCAAACGAACAGACGCTGAGAAATCATCACGCGATGCTGTAGACGACGAAACAGGCCAGGTCCAAAAGACCACCACCACTGAAGAAGCAGAGAATGACGATAGCTGGGTGTCCGCTGAGGCGACCACCGATGTCTCGGGACCTATCATGATTGTTCTTCCTACGGATACACCTTCGGCGTTGGCTTGCGATGCGACTGGAAAAGTGTTTACGGTCCCTATTGAGAACATTGTCGATGGAAATCCTGCTACCGCTGAACCGCATGATGTGCGCCAGGTCTGGATCGTGAATCGCGTAGCTGGCACAGAGAGTTTTCGCTTCAAGGGACATCACGGACG ATTTCTATCTTGCGACAAGATCGGATTACTCTCGGCTTCAGCAGAAGCCGTATCCCCCCTCGAATCCTTCAACATCATCCCCACGGGCGACACACCAGGAACATTCCAAATCCAGACCCTGCGCGATACATTTCTCAGCATAAAGGGCCCCAGCAAGGCATCTTCCAAAATATGCGACGTGCGCGGCGACGCCGACACTATCTCGTTCGACACGACGTTTCGCATCAGGATGCAAGCTCGCTTCAAGCCTAAGCTGCGCGCGTCAAAGGAGGAAAAGGCGCTTGCCAAGATTAGTCGGCGCGAGCTGGAGGAGGCTGCAGGACGGAGgttggatgaggatgaagtgAGGAAGCTCAAGAGGGCTAGGAGGGAGGGAGATTATCATGAAGCGTTGCTTGagatcaaggtcaaga CTGCGTATAAATTGGGAAAGGGACTGCCGA CCAAGGATGTCAGACAAACTCTTCTCCTCGACAAACTTAGTGTAGGTAACCAAGACCAAACAGAGATGCCCAACACGAGTATGATCAGACTTCCATCAGTCTGA